The genomic interval CAGATCGCGTGCCCACGGTCGGTTCAGGATGAAGTCGGTCTGGGAGACCGTCTTGACCGTGCCGACCAGCTCGCCATCGGTGCCATAGACTTCCATGCCAATACGGACTTGGTTCGGATCGACGCTCATGGCAACAGTGTCGCCGGCCGGCCGGTCAGGGCGGGCACGACCTTCTCCCCTAACAGTTTGATGCCGCGAATCGCGTCCAGGCCGTGCGGCGTCCCGAACTCGACGCGCGTCGCGCCGCCTTCGATCAGCCGTTCGACCTGCCCAACGATGTCGGACGGTGCACCCGCGTACGCAAACTTGTCCAGGATGTCGTCCGAGATGTCGCGAGCGACCGCATCATAGTCGTTTCGCCGCGCCGCCGTCTGAATCCGCGTCAGCCACTCCTGGTCCGACATCGACGGGTCCAACGGGGCCACCACCGGCAGGTAGAGCGCCACCTCCCGACGCGCCAGCGCTCGGGCAGCGTCCCGGTCCTCGTCCACCACCGTCACCGCGCCCAGGCAGACGCCCACCGATCCGCGCGCCCGCCCGGCCGCATCCAGCCCCTCGTTGATGTGCGGCATGATCTCGCGAACGAGCGCCGCGTTCGCCGTGCCGCCGATCTTGACCTCGTCGGCCACCTCGCCAGCCACACGGGCCGTGCGCGGTCCCCAGGTGCCGAGCATGATCGGCACGTCGGCCCGCAGCGGCTCGTATTGCAGCACGGCGTCGGGGATCAGGCTGAACACCGCGCCCTCAAACGGCTCCGGCCGGCGCGCCAGCAGGTGCCGAATCAGCAGCGTCGCTTCG from Chloroflexota bacterium carries:
- a CDS encoding DUF2171 domain-containing protein — translated: MSVDPNQVRIGMEVYGTDGELVGTVKTVSQTDFILNRPWARDLVVPIEAIQAVIDDMARPTAHSHVVLTIRARSVDGQAWPHPD
- a CDS encoding LLM class flavin-dependent oxidoreductase, whose amino-acid sequence is MSRPFELSIALQTNKTPSQYEALARLIDGYAFDVVSVYNDLLFQPALGPLLMLARRLTRARLGPAALNPYTVHPAEIAGQVAVLDMATDGRSYLGLARGAWLDALGLETRRPADTLREATLLIRHLLARRPEPFEGAVFSLIPDAVLQYEPLRADVPIMLGTWGPRTARVAGEVADEVKIGGTANAALVREIMPHINEGLDAAGRARGSVGVCLGAVTVVDEDRDAARALARREVALYLPVVAPLDPSMSDQEWLTRIQTAARRNDYDAVARDISDDILDKFAYAGAPSDIVGQVERLIEGGATRVEFGTPHGLDAIRGIKLLGEKVVPALTGRPATLLP